In Hyalangium minutum, a single window of DNA contains:
- a CDS encoding aldo/keto reductase, protein MRTHAWGPTGWQVPVLGQGTWYLDQAHREEAIRALRRGLDLGMTHVDTAEMYGSGAVEEMVGEAISGRRDEVFLVSKVLPSNASFRGTLGACERSLERLGTDWLDCYLLHWRGKYPLEETFGAFDRLVDQGKIRSWGVSNFDVDDLEEALGFTGEGRITCNQVLYNLEERTTEYRVLPWCEDHRVSMVAYSPLGHGQFPSPSSPRGRALVQVARNHGATLRQVALAFVTRRPSLFAIPKASRVAHVEENAGAADLRLTREEISLIDEAFASEPRPELPML, encoded by the coding sequence ATGAGGACGCACGCGTGGGGCCCCACCGGCTGGCAGGTGCCGGTGCTGGGCCAGGGCACCTGGTACCTGGACCAGGCCCACCGGGAGGAGGCCATCCGGGCGCTCCGCCGAGGGCTGGATCTGGGGATGACCCACGTGGACACCGCGGAGATGTACGGCTCCGGCGCGGTGGAGGAGATGGTGGGGGAGGCCATCTCCGGCCGGCGCGACGAGGTCTTCCTCGTCTCCAAGGTGCTGCCCTCCAACGCGAGCTTCCGCGGCACCCTGGGCGCCTGTGAGCGCTCGCTGGAGCGCCTGGGCACGGACTGGCTGGACTGCTACCTGCTGCACTGGCGGGGGAAGTATCCCCTGGAGGAGACGTTCGGCGCCTTCGACCGGCTGGTGGACCAGGGGAAGATTCGCAGCTGGGGCGTGAGCAACTTCGACGTGGACGACCTCGAGGAGGCGCTCGGGTTCACGGGCGAGGGGCGCATCACCTGCAACCAGGTGCTCTACAACCTGGAGGAGCGCACCACCGAGTACCGCGTCCTCCCCTGGTGCGAGGACCACCGGGTGTCGATGGTCGCCTACAGCCCCCTCGGCCACGGCCAGTTCCCGTCTCCCTCGTCACCCAGGGGGCGCGCGCTGGTCCAGGTCGCGCGCAACCACGGGGCCACCCTCCGCCAGGTGGCGCTCGCCTTCGTCACCCGGCGCCCCTCGCTCTTCGCCATCCCCAAAGCCTCGCGCGTGGCGCACGTGGAGGAGAATGCGGGGGCCGCGGACCTGCGACTCACGCGGGAGGAGATTTCGCTCATCGACGAGGCCTTTGCCTCCGAGCCCAGGCCCGAGCTCCCGATGCTCTGA
- a CDS encoding TMEM175 family protein, whose translation MRNPRVEQYSTTDTRRAEGFADAVFAITITLLVLELRPPEVPPGQLLAGLLHQWPSYLAYVTSYLYIAVIWLNHKHAFLRIRSMNRGLHWANLGILFTTALLPFATGVLSKAVREGDPADERTAVALYSLVGAFLCGTWVVFFRYLGHHPTLLDEGVPAEFFIQETTRAWLGVILYAAAGAFGYLVAPVIALVLFLAVPTFYAITSHGLYELGIVLRRRR comes from the coding sequence ATGCGCAACCCCCGGGTCGAGCAGTACAGCACCACGGACACCCGCCGTGCAGAGGGCTTCGCGGACGCGGTCTTCGCCATCACCATCACCCTGCTGGTGCTCGAGCTGCGTCCACCCGAGGTCCCGCCCGGCCAGCTGCTCGCCGGGCTGCTGCATCAGTGGCCGTCGTATCTCGCCTACGTGACGTCCTACCTCTACATCGCGGTCATCTGGCTCAACCACAAGCACGCCTTCCTGCGCATCCGCTCGATGAACCGGGGGCTGCACTGGGCCAACCTCGGAATCCTCTTCACGACCGCGCTGCTGCCGTTCGCGACCGGGGTCCTGTCGAAAGCGGTGCGGGAAGGCGATCCGGCCGACGAGCGGACGGCCGTGGCGCTCTACTCGCTGGTCGGCGCGTTCCTGTGTGGCACCTGGGTGGTGTTCTTCCGCTACCTCGGCCACCACCCGACCCTGCTCGACGAGGGAGTCCCCGCGGAGTTCTTCATCCAGGAGACCACCCGCGCGTGGCTGGGGGTCATCCTCTACGCCGCCGCCGGGGCGTTCGGCTACCTCGTCGCCCCGGTCATCGCGCTGGTGCTCTTCCTCGCGGTGCCGACCTTCTACGCCATCACCAGCCACGGGCTCTACGAGCTGGGCATCGTGTTGCGTCGGCGTCGCTGA
- a CDS encoding helix-turn-helix domain-containing protein, producing MENPARTIFNSINTDQDVGRLIRTQVEDLYVDFKTKQDHAISDVDQHLQAVLSKAIAGFANADGGVIVLGVNAPQGQPPSLKLIAPLNDFEQEVNSYIPRSTSFPVAGAETKKVPFQGQAGGVVLVYVPKSDLAPHCSMKDRRYYQRIGDSFLPMEHYQIADMFGRRHQPRLVPYVEASRDINSRGGMELIVGVKNVGVAIARYVYLSVEERAQFSFSDYGISGNGHWGLPPFVGGSRLSEYRGGVDHVIHPGVALPVTKMRGAVRVDTPATLLEEYSQITIAGRVVAEGAVLKNWRVFLSRAQIQQILSGPNQSVVLDSILT from the coding sequence ATGGAGAATCCCGCAAGGACGATATTCAACTCGATCAACACTGATCAGGATGTGGGACGCCTGATCAGGACGCAGGTGGAAGATCTTTATGTTGACTTCAAGACCAAGCAAGATCACGCCATTTCGGACGTAGATCAACATCTCCAAGCAGTGCTTTCCAAGGCAATTGCGGGATTCGCCAATGCCGATGGAGGAGTGATTGTCTTAGGTGTCAATGCCCCCCAAGGGCAGCCGCCTTCCTTGAAATTGATCGCGCCACTTAATGACTTCGAGCAGGAAGTTAACTCGTATATTCCTCGCTCCACTTCCTTTCCTGTCGCAGGGGCGGAAACGAAAAAGGTCCCTTTCCAAGGACAAGCAGGCGGCGTGGTGTTGGTGTACGTCCCCAAAAGCGACCTTGCGCCGCACTGTAGCATGAAGGATCGCCGTTACTATCAACGGATCGGCGACTCGTTCTTGCCGATGGAGCACTACCAAATTGCAGACATGTTCGGACGGCGCCACCAACCGCGGCTCGTTCCCTATGTTGAGGCTAGCCGCGATATCAACTCCCGTGGAGGGATGGAGTTGATCGTTGGCGTCAAGAACGTTGGAGTGGCGATCGCTAGATACGTCTATTTGTCCGTGGAGGAGCGTGCACAATTTTCGTTTTCAGATTACGGCATTAGCGGCAACGGCCATTGGGGCTTGCCGCCCTTTGTTGGCGGGAGCCGGCTAAGTGAATATCGAGGTGGTGTTGATCATGTTATTCATCCCGGAGTTGCCCTGCCTGTCACAAAGATGAGAGGTGCCGTCAGGGTTGATACCCCGGCCACTTTGTTGGAGGAGTACTCACAGATTACAATTGCTGGTCGTGTCGTTGCAGAGGGGGCCGTGTTGAAAAACTGGCGTGTGTTTCTTTCTAGAGCACAGATACAGCAAATTCTTAGCGGGCCCAACCAATCGGTGGTCCTTGATAGTATACTGACTTGA
- a CDS encoding DUF2381 family protein, producing the protein MLAVVWGAAARGETPLSSRAKRERPVAVVGKADEPLPEIHVAPDAITLLWFPADIQRKTLTVDESRIRVLDTGTRSIIVQAVPDYRLEERHELGVFFADGQAPARAAFALVMDPAEVDTRIDVQRPELPTGPCPAEMQRAAPRPEDFVLKGFVNARGIPTVVVPKVADSERGFSSEPGVSYRGNGWAIVEVWIRNLSGRSPWTPRDVVLKDKAGENLHARLVTDAKGPVAPGDRVRVLAVLDRAAPSVGPVVVLEVLGDDNRSFVIPRVTLPMEGKP; encoded by the coding sequence GTGCTCGCGGTCGTGTGGGGAGCTGCGGCACGAGGAGAGACGCCTTTGAGCAGTCGTGCGAAGCGAGAGCGGCCTGTCGCAGTCGTCGGCAAAGCCGACGAGCCTCTGCCCGAGATCCACGTCGCGCCGGACGCGATCACGCTGCTTTGGTTTCCTGCCGACATCCAGCGGAAGACGCTGACGGTTGACGAGTCGCGGATCCGGGTGCTGGACACAGGCACGCGCTCGATCATCGTCCAAGCTGTGCCCGACTACCGGCTCGAGGAGCGGCACGAACTCGGGGTCTTCTTCGCCGACGGGCAGGCGCCCGCTCGGGCCGCGTTTGCGCTCGTCATGGACCCCGCAGAAGTCGACACGCGGATCGACGTGCAACGCCCCGAGCTGCCGACCGGCCCCTGTCCGGCCGAAATGCAGCGCGCCGCCCCCCGACCCGAAGACTTCGTGCTGAAGGGCTTCGTAAACGCGCGCGGCATCCCGACAGTCGTCGTCCCGAAGGTTGCGGACAGCGAGCGGGGCTTTTCGTCGGAACCCGGTGTCTCCTATCGCGGCAATGGGTGGGCGATAGTGGAGGTGTGGATCCGCAACCTGTCCGGTCGGTCACCGTGGACGCCGCGCGACGTGGTGCTCAAGGACAAGGCGGGAGAGAATCTGCACGCGCGCCTTGTGACGGACGCCAAAGGCCCGGTTGCTCCGGGGGATCGCGTGCGCGTGCTCGCCGTTCTCGACCGAGCGGCCCCGAGCGTTGGGCCTGTCGTCGTCCTGGAAGTGCTCGGGGATGACAATCGCAGCTTCGTGATTCCCCGTGTGACACTTCCGATGGAGGGAAAGCCATGA
- a CDS encoding serine/threonine protein kinase codes for MIARLIRLPWGAVIDGWHVLKELGDGGFAVVYLAEKNGQRRAIKVARHRDASGDDKQTHARLKRELTVLSMLDHPNIVELCGHGYAEAGNFYLALEYVDGWTLGEWKERKHPTFHEILSVFVKIAEALLYMHSRGILHRDLKLANVVIRKSDGKPIIIDFSCATYTQAADLTESGLPPGTDRFRAPEQFKFLREHRDEHRARYAFQVADEIFAVGAMLYELLTDPRPTEARARETLNNPFDPPAPARDLNARVPEALSDLVESILSRDPNLRPVDTEALRRELAELEADPGADYQAPAHPPSEQRQPQPVGQKPGRWSKLRALGGRVVADVRRLGKVLAAGAVAAVVLAAVVALWMLPSAQTLPSAAPAARHTCP; via the coding sequence ATGATCGCGCGCCTTATCCGGCTGCCGTGGGGCGCCGTTATCGACGGCTGGCACGTCCTGAAGGAACTCGGCGACGGCGGTTTTGCTGTCGTCTACCTCGCCGAGAAGAATGGGCAGCGTCGGGCGATCAAGGTGGCGCGGCACCGTGACGCCAGCGGGGACGACAAACAGACACACGCTCGATTGAAGCGCGAATTGACGGTTCTTTCGATGCTGGACCATCCGAACATCGTCGAGCTTTGTGGCCATGGGTACGCGGAAGCGGGCAATTTCTACCTTGCCCTTGAGTATGTGGACGGCTGGACGCTCGGCGAGTGGAAAGAGCGCAAGCACCCCACCTTTCACGAAATCTTGAGCGTCTTTGTGAAGATCGCCGAGGCCCTGCTCTACATGCACAGCCGGGGCATCCTTCACCGAGACTTGAAGCTCGCTAACGTGGTGATCCGGAAGAGCGACGGCAAGCCGATCATCATCGACTTTAGCTGCGCGACCTACACGCAAGCGGCGGACCTGACCGAGAGCGGATTGCCTCCCGGAACGGATCGGTTCCGCGCGCCCGAGCAGTTCAAGTTCCTGCGCGAGCACAGAGACGAGCACCGGGCACGGTACGCCTTCCAGGTGGCCGACGAGATCTTCGCAGTCGGCGCGATGCTCTACGAGCTGCTGACGGATCCGCGACCGACAGAAGCGCGCGCGCGGGAGACTCTGAACAACCCCTTCGACCCGCCTGCACCCGCGAGAGATCTGAATGCTCGCGTTCCCGAAGCGCTCAGCGACCTAGTCGAGAGCATCCTTTCGCGCGATCCCAACCTGCGACCCGTCGATACCGAGGCACTTCGGCGCGAGCTGGCCGAGCTTGAGGCAGATCCGGGAGCTGACTACCAAGCGCCCGCGCATCCCCCGTCAGAGCAGCGGCAGCCCCAGCCGGTCGGTCAGAAACCGGGCCGATGGAGCAAGCTGCGTGCGTTGGGCGGCAGGGTGGTTGCCGACGTTCGCCGCTTGGGGAAGGTGCTCGCGGCAGGCGCGGTTGCTGCTGTCGTGCTCGCTGCTGTCGTGGCTCTCTGGATGCTCCCCAGTGCGCAGACGCTCCCAAGCGCCGCGCCTGCCGCCCGTCACACCTGCCCCTGA
- a CDS encoding serine/threonine protein kinase has product MSAIEFRLPKGAILFSKGGFSYEFRADLGEAHHGLSLFLARRRTPEGHPRGKVLLKAVGSPRGGAQEGRRFDKARAKLEEQVRLATYLQHPGILRVHDLHKTESAWYVITDHPAGQDLDDLMGLATELDRWFSPFFTLYVGAAVASALEHAHNTTDDKGNPLGIVHRAIDLGHIFVDWEGRVQVSDFGLALSTLPGRVASTVRRPQGDSYFASPEMLLGGKVDARSDLFALGLVMLEMSTGRSLLDTDMGVSDAAKAALSKKQLARVKRAIKRAKLAGCEPTIEQTIWRAATYTQGDIDAVTAKLPENLRVPLSRLLQHDAAARYQSAGELATELRGWLSQVDFGKSQAAAELKKLKADAGAVMVDLELQRTDDSASA; this is encoded by the coding sequence ATGTCAGCAATCGAGTTCAGGCTTCCCAAGGGGGCGATTCTGTTCTCCAAGGGCGGGTTTTCTTACGAGTTCCGCGCGGACTTGGGCGAGGCGCATCACGGCCTGAGCCTCTTTCTCGCGCGGCGTCGCACGCCGGAAGGGCACCCTCGCGGGAAGGTGCTGCTCAAGGCGGTCGGGAGTCCGCGCGGCGGGGCTCAGGAAGGGCGGCGCTTCGACAAGGCACGGGCGAAGCTCGAAGAGCAAGTGCGTCTCGCGACGTACCTTCAGCACCCGGGCATCCTCCGTGTTCACGATCTGCACAAGACCGAATCGGCTTGGTACGTGATCACCGACCATCCGGCCGGGCAGGATCTTGACGACCTGATGGGACTCGCGACCGAACTAGACCGATGGTTCTCGCCCTTCTTCACGCTGTACGTTGGCGCGGCAGTCGCGAGTGCCCTTGAGCATGCGCACAATACAACGGACGACAAGGGGAACCCGCTCGGTATCGTCCACCGGGCGATCGACTTGGGGCACATCTTCGTCGACTGGGAGGGTCGCGTTCAGGTCTCCGACTTCGGGCTCGCACTCTCCACACTGCCGGGCCGCGTCGCCTCCACCGTCCGCCGCCCGCAGGGAGATAGCTACTTCGCGTCGCCGGAAATGCTGCTAGGCGGCAAGGTGGATGCACGCTCGGATCTCTTCGCGCTCGGGCTCGTCATGCTCGAAATGTCCACAGGGAGGAGCCTGCTCGATACCGATATGGGTGTCTCCGACGCGGCAAAGGCGGCACTCTCGAAGAAGCAGCTCGCCCGCGTGAAGCGCGCGATCAAGCGCGCCAAACTGGCCGGGTGTGAGCCGACGATCGAGCAGACGATTTGGCGCGCGGCGACCTATACGCAGGGCGACATTGACGCGGTTACAGCGAAGCTCCCCGAGAACCTGCGCGTGCCGCTGAGCAGGCTCCTTCAGCACGACGCGGCAGCGCGCTATCAGTCGGCGGGAGAGCTGGCGACCGAGCTGCGCGGCTGGCTCTCACAGGTGGACTTTGGCAAGTCTCAAGCTGCCGCCGAGCTGAAGAAGCTGAAGGCGGACGCGGGCGCGGTCATGGTCGACTTGGAGTTGCAGCGCACGGACGACAGCGCGTCGGCCTGA